The Elusimicrobiota bacterium sequence AGCGGCACCATCAAAGGCACCGTCTGGGCCAACGACCATCTGGTCATCAGCCGAATCGTCGGGGCTGCGGGGGGCCATGAGTTTGTCGAAATTTACAACCCCACCACCTACACCTGGCAAATGAACAACCCTCAGATAAAACTTTCCTTTCAAAGACGCACCGTTCAGGATCCCAGCCCCATCCCTATTGATATAAATTTCATCTCTCCCAGCGTGGCCTCCCACCATTTTTATCTGTTCGCCAACGCGAACCCTTCCTTAAATGGCGTCCCCGCGGATGCGGTCTGGGACGCCGGCGGGCCAAACACGATCGCACTGAACGCTCGGCATCCGGCTATCCCTTTCAATGTCATTGCCACTTACGAAGACGGGATGTCGGGTCTCTACCCGGAAGGGGCCGGAGGGTTGATTTTGGAAGACCAAAACCGGGGCGTGCTGGACACCGTTGGCTGGCACGGGGGAGGAACCGCCTGCCCCCCGGATCCCGGATTCAGTCCGGACCCAAACGCCATGGAGGGCAATCCCCTGGGCCTCGTTGATTGCGCGGGCCTTCGGCAGGACGAAGAATTCTATCGTTATTCCAGCACCCACCAGATCCTGAACGTCGCGGATGGACCGGCCTACGACAGCGGGGACAACGAACTGGACTGGGGACGCCACCTGGGTCCCCTGACACCGCGCAACACGTCCAATCAACTTTCCCCCATCGCGGGAACGCCGGGTATCGGTGCCTTCATTTTTGCGAACGATGGCCTGTCCGCTTCCACCCAAGCCGTTCAGGCGATAACCGGAGGCGGCCCCTACGCCGCCTTCTCACTCCCGAAAGTGGCGACGGGAACCTGGACCTTTTCCGTCTCTCTCGGGACGCTCCACCAAGAGGGCCCGGTGAACATCAACGGCGTTTCGGTAACAACCACTGTTTTCCTGACCCAATCCTCGAACAAAGGTTTCCTGAGCGGTCAGGTGACGGACCTCGCGACAACCCTTTCTCTGCCGGGGATCACGCTGACCGCTGGAGCCAACAGTTTCATCACCGCGGGGGATGGGCGTTTCCGGGCGGCCGTGGACCCGGGCGCCTACACCCTGACCGCCAACCCGGGGGGTTTGAATTCGTTGTTTACGGAACAGGCCCTTCCCGTCAACGTGTTGTTGGGCCAAGAGCTGGCCGGGCAAGATTTCCAATTGTCCGGCGCCGGTTTTCTGAGTGGGTGCGTCACCGCGGACGGAATCAATCCTCTTCCAGACATTAACGTTCAAATTTTCCCGCTGTTCACCAACATGGTTCAGGGGGAGGCGCTCAGCCAGTCCGATTGTCATTTCTCCGTCCGGGTCCCCACCGGAACCTACACGGTTCAACCCGCCCTCGACGTTGAAGAATCCGCCACCCCTGCCCAATTCTCCCCTGTGACGCTAACAGCGGGGTCCACTCTTTTCGTTGGAACGTTTACCGTGACCCTCGCCTATGGGTTCATCGAAGGGGTGGTCACCGAAGGCGGCCACCCCATTACGACGGGGGTGCCCATTCACGCGTCGACCGACGGGGGGTTGGTCAATGGCGGATGGCCTGGGATTATGAATTCGAATAACCATTACTCTGTTAACCAAGCGTATATGACGGTCAGCGACAACAACGGCAACTACCGCCTTCGCGCCCTGGCGGCCACGGGCTATCATGTCTTCGGTTATTACACGACGTTCAATGGGAACGCCCCGACCACCACGTCCCAGGGAGTTGCCGGAACGATAAACGTATCCACGACGGCTCCCGTTACCGTCAATCTCAATTGGCCATGAACCTCTCGCGAGGTTCCCAGGGCGGAGGAAAAGAGCGGGGGATCACCCTAACCGAATTGTTGATGGTGAGCGCCATCTTGGGGTTTCTTTTGACTTTGGGAGCCCGATTGTTCATTTCCATCGATCGCTACTTTCGGCTGAACAGCGCTCGAGTGGAAATTCAACGGGACGCGGAGCGGGTGACGACCCTCGTCCATCGCTATCTTTCAAAAGCCGATCCCTGGAGCGTCACCGTGGATCAAGCCTTTCCTTTTAACACGAACCCCGCCTTTTCCCGTATCCAGTTCATCACCATCGACGGGTCCACCGTGACTTTTTGGCAGGACCAACGCACGTTCTATTTGGCGGTCAATGGAAGCACCCAGACCCTTTCCCAGAACGTTCGCGGAGTGGCTTTTGTTTACCCCGACATCGTTAAGTTGGGCGACCTCCTTTTTTCCGTCACAACCGAAAAAAGCATCGGCGGCGGTCAGACGAAAACCACCCATACGCTCCAGTCCCGAATCCGGATGGTGAACTAGCCATGGCCCGCCGGAGTTCTCCCCCGCGCTCCCCCGCCACTCACCCAGAAAAGGGCATGGCGCTCGGAATCGTCGTCGTCCTTCTCTTGGTTTTGTTGATCCTCTATCCCTTGATTCTTCGGCGCGGAACCGAAAACGCGAAGTCAACCGTGAAGGAGGTTCAATCCGCCAAAGCCCAGGCGCTGGCCGAAGCCGCGGTCAATCGAGGCCTATGGGAACTGCAATCCTCGGGCGTTATGTTTTCAAGCGCCGTCGCGGGGATTCCGTTAACCAAATTCAACGACGACTTCGAATTCCACGATCTAGGCGAAGGGAGCTACAAGATCAAAATTTCAACCGACCCCGGCGGAAACATCGTCATCCTCGGAAAAGGCCTTGAAAAGTCCGGCCAGACATCCAAAGCGCTCCAATCCACCCACCAAATCATGATGGGAGCTGTCTGGAGCATTCGTCCAGTCATCAATGGGATTGGCTACCCATTGATGCCCTGGGGCGTTCATTGGGGCCCGATTTTTTCAAACGTCGCCATCGGAAACAACACCTTTCTAGAGTCTTTCCCGCGAAAGTATTGCCGGGGTCGTATTCCGGACCGGGATCCAAGCATGGAAAACCCCCCGAACACGGACAATGTGGAATGGTGGGATTATTTGACTTCCCTCGAACCCCCGACCGTGGACCTGGATTACTATCGAGACAAAGCCAAAAATTCAACGGTTTTAGCGCCTCCTTCTTTACAGTGGAACGTGGTTCCGGCCATCGCCAATCCTCCAGGGTCCGGTTACTTTCCAAAATCGGCCAATGCGGGGACAAGCGTGGCGCTCCAACTCGCCTCCATCCTTTCGCCAACGTCGGTGATTTTTTTCGACGATGATACGGGCGGGGGTCTAAACTCCTTTGCAAACTTTGGCTTTATCGAGGCCGAGGCCCTCCTTTTCAATGGTTTTTCGGATATTTATTTTAGTAACAACATCGGAACCGTTGTGGCCACCATACCCGTTACCGCCCCGCTGGAATATCGGGCCGACCCGACCGTTTGGACGAACGCGAATCCCCCTGGAACGGGAGGAGGCCCCTCCTTCGATTCCGCCTTTACCTTAAACCGACAATACACCCTTAACAATGTGGGCCTTGTCGGGTTTCTCTACTCGGATGGGAACG is a genomic window containing:
- a CDS encoding prepilin-type N-terminal cleavage/methylation domain-containing protein, whose amino-acid sequence is MNLSRGSQGGGKERGITLTELLMVSAILGFLLTLGARLFISIDRYFRLNSARVEIQRDAERVTTLVHRYLSKADPWSVTVDQAFPFNTNPAFSRIQFITIDGSTVTFWQDQRTFYLAVNGSTQTLSQNVRGVAFVYPDIVKLGDLLFSVTTEKSIGGGQTKTTHTLQSRIRMVN